From Glycine max cultivar Williams 82 chromosome 11, Glycine_max_v4.0, whole genome shotgun sequence, the proteins below share one genomic window:
- the LOC106795052 gene encoding uncharacterized protein → MGTISKIVMDNYSWCYPACAQCHRKTDIQTGPFTCGCGKDNDQPVLRYRVEVMVTQNNESSKFLLWDRECAELIGETADDVNRVKIEDGDLDLNASPQALDKLLGHVLAFKVRIQSKLKNAVVLRYSKDLDLINVVLEMLPDSEACSKIDPSNVDCNDATQAERQSLSVTADHDPVAGLPLTPKKRMSYDEADDELGSSQISPAQLSSNKLTRHSHKS, encoded by the exons ATGGGGACTATTAGCAAAATAGTCATGGATAACTATTCATGGTGTTATCCAGCCTGTGCTCAATGTCATAGGAAAACTGACATCCAAACAGGACCATTCACATGTGGATGTGGCAAGGATAATGATCAACCTGTTCTGAG GTATAGAGTTGAAGTCATGGTTACCCAAAACAATGAGAGTAGCAAATTTTTGCTCTGGGACCGTGAATGTGCTGAATTGATTGGTGAAACAGCTGATGATGTGAATAGGGTCAAGATTGAA GATGGTGATCTTGATTTGAATGCTTCCCCTCAAGCACTTGACAAATTGTTGGGTCATGTGCTTGCTTTTAAGGTCAGgattcaatcaaaattaaaaaatgcagTTGTACTTAGATACTCAAAAGACCTGGATTTGATCAATGTTGTTCTCGAGATGCTGCCTGATAGTGAG GCATGTTCCAAAATAGATCCTTCCAATGTTGATTGCAATGATGCTACACAAGCTGAACGT CAATCTCTGTCTGTCACAGCTGACCATGATCCGGTTGCGGGATTGCCTTTAACACCCAAAAAGCGGATGTCATATGATGAAGCCGATGATGAGTTAGGGAGCTCTCAAATTTCGCCAGCCCAACTATcgtctaacaaattaacaagacATTCTCATAAGAGCTAA
- the LOC100784745 gene encoding zinc transporter 6, chloroplastic, whose amino-acid sequence MAECVTDLAQAAACRNSAAATHLKVISICTIFVTSVMGVSTPVMLARYFQGKSLYDIAILLIKCFAAGVILATSLVHVLPDAFAALSDCQVASQHPWKDFPFAGLVTLIGVLMALLVDTVASSHMEHGHYTPVETLEKEGGSSAWSIELAGGGGEVQRVEELMRLKQRLVSQVLEIGIIFHSVIIGVTMGMSQNVCTIRPLVVALSFHQIFEGLGLGGCIAQAGFSFGTTAYMCFMFSVTTPMGIILGMVLFSMTGYDDTNPKALIMEGLLGSVSSGILIYMALVDLIAVDFFHNKLMNSNVYLKKVSFIALTLGSASMSVLALWA is encoded by the exons ATGGCAGAATGCGTGACAGACTTGGCTCAGGCTGCCGCGTGCCGAAACAGCGCGGCGGCAACACACTTAAAAGTGATTTCCATCTGTACAATTTTTGTTACCAGCGTGATGGGCGTGTCAACACCCGTCATGCTGGCACGATATTTTCAAGGAAAATCTCTGTATGATATTGCCATCTTATTGATCAAATGCTTTGCTGCTGGTGTAATTCTTGCCACCTCATTGGTCCACGTGTTACCTGACGCCTTCGCCGCACTCTCTGACTGCCAGGTGGCATCTCAGCATCCCTGGAAGGACTTTCCCTTCGCTGGCCTG GTGACCCTCATTGGGGTGCTAATGGCCCTGCTGGTAGACACCGTTGCTAGCTCGCATATGGAGCACGGGCACTACACGCCGGTGGAGACGCTGGAGAAGGAGGGTGGCAGCAGCGCGTGGAGCATTGAGCTggctggtggtggtggtgaagtGCAGAGGGTTGAAGAATTAATGAGGTTGAAGCAGAGACTGGTGTCCCAAGTTTTGGAGATTGGTATAATTTTTCACTCTGTTATCATAGGAGTGACTATGGGGATGTCTCAGAACGTTTGCACCATTAGGCCACTTGTTGTTGCTTTGTCCTTTCATCAGATTTTCGAAGGCTTGGGTCTTGGTGGCTGCATTGCTCAG GCCGGATTTAGCTTTGGAACTACAGCGTACATGTGCTTCATGTTCTCTGTGACAACACCAATGGGAATAATTTTGGGAATGGTGTTATTCTCAATGACTGGTTATGATGATACTAACCCTAAAGCCTTGATCATGGAAGGGTTACTAGGTTCAGTTTCATCTGGCATACTAATTTACATGGCTCTTGTTGATCTTATAGCAGTTGATTTCTTTCATAACAAGCTTATGAACTCTAATGTGTACTTGAAAAAGGTGTCTTTTATTGCATTGACTCTTGGCTCTGCTTCAATGTCTGTTCTAGCACTTTGGGCTTGA
- the LOC112998355 gene encoding uncharacterized protein, which yields MARIPDKIRSIDGSKETLKLAVRITDLWFVGTPNKSEQAEMVFVDSEGDQIHAICKSDHLKSWKADLKENCTYVMHNFKVVKNDGQFRVCEHKYKLFLLDGEILSCTLWENYCTQFLSYLNERGDDGPMVIILTHARIKDAQGSYPASVSNSFKVKTID from the exons ATGGCGAGGATTCCTGACAAGATTAGGTCTATtgatggatcaaaagaaacgCTTAAGCTTGCTGTTAGGATCACCGATCTTTGGTTCGTTGGGACTCCTAACAAGTCTGAGCAAGCGGAGATGGTTTTTGTTGATTCTGAG GGTGATCAAATTCATGCTATTTGTAAATCGGACCACCTCAAGTCTTGGAAAGCTGATTTGAAAGAGAATTGCACTTATGTTATGCATAATTTCAAAGTTGTTAAGAATGATGGTCAATTTAGAGTGTGCGAACATAAGTACAAGTTATTTTTATTGGA TGGtgaaattttgtcttgcacaCTTTGGGAGAATTACTGTACTCAGTTCCTATCCTATTTGAATGAACGCGGGGATGATGGGCCGATGGTTATTATATTGACACATGCCAGAATAAAAGATGCACAGG GAAGTTATCCAGCTTCAGTGAGCAATTCCTTCAAGGTCAAAACTATTGATTAA